A window of Diadema setosum chromosome 2, eeDiaSeto1, whole genome shotgun sequence contains these coding sequences:
- the LOC140241843 gene encoding small ribosomal subunit protein uS12, with translation MGSGKPRGLRTARKLRTHRREQRWHDKDYKKAHSSTALKANPFGGASHAKGIVLEKVGVEAKQPNSAIRKCVRVQLIKNGKKITAFVPNDGCLNFIEENDEVLVAGFGRKGHAVGDIPGVRFKVVKVANVSLWALFKGKKERPRS, from the exons GAAGTGGCAAGCCAAGAGGTCTGAGAACAGCCCGCAAGCTGCGTACTCATCGCCGCGAGCAGCGATGGCATGACAAGGACTACAAGAAGGCTCACTCCAGCACAGCCCTGAAGGCCAATCCATTTGGAGGTGCCTCCCACGCCAAGGGCATCGTCTTGGAGAAGGTCGGAGTGGAAGCCAAGCAGCCCAACTCCGCCATCCGCAAGTGTGTCAGGGTACAGCTCATCAAGAACGGAAAGAAAATCACCGCTTTCGTGCCCAATGATGGTTGCCTCAACTTCATCGAG GAGAACGACGAGGTGTTGGTGGCTGGATTCGGTCGTAAGGGTCACGCCGTGGGAGACATCCCAGGAGTTCGCTTCAAGGTGGTGAAGGTGGCCAATGTCTCCCTGTGGGCTCTCTTCAAGGGCAAGAAGGAGCGACCAAGGTCTTAG